One region of Epilithonimonas zeae genomic DNA includes:
- a CDS encoding four helix bundle protein, which translates to MSTVKRFEDLEIWQLSRQLCKEIYQIIEETNLKNNYRLCNQIDGSSGSIMDNIAEGFERNGNKEFIQFLSISKASCGETRSQLYRVFDRNFISKDKFEILIEQTEILSKRIGAFINYLSSSEMKGSKYK; encoded by the coding sequence ATGTCAACGGTTAAAAGGTTTGAAGATTTAGAAATTTGGCAATTATCCAGACAACTTTGCAAAGAGATTTATCAAATTATAGAAGAAACAAATCTTAAAAATAATTATAGACTTTGTAATCAAATTGATGGTTCTTCGGGTTCAATAATGGATAATATTGCTGAAGGTTTTGAAAGAAATGGTAATAAAGAGTTTATTCAATTTCTTTCAATTTCAAAAGCTTCTTGCGGAGAAACCAGGTCACAATTGTACAGAGTTTTTGATAGAAATTTTATTTCAAAAGACAAATTCGAAATATTGATTGAACAAACTGAAATTTTAAGCAAAAGAATTGGCGCTTTTATTAATTATCTAAGCAGTAGTGAAATGAAGGGCTCAAAGTATAAATAA